In the genome of Sinorhizobium chiapasense, the window ATTACCAGACCATGGTCTGCGATCTGACCGGGCTCGATGTCGCCAATGCTTCGCTGCTCGACGAGGCGACCGCGGCCGCGGAAGCGATGGCAATGGCAGAGCGCGTTGCGAAGTCGAAGGCAAAGACCTTCTTCGTCGACGAGAATTGCCATCCCCAGACGATTGCGCTTCTGAAGACCCGCGCCGCGCCGCTCGGCTGGCAGGTGGTCGTCGGCGATCCTTTCGCGGATCTCGATGCCGCCAATGTTTTCGGCGCGATCTTCCAGTATCCGGGTACCTATGGTCATGTTCGCGACTTCGCGACGGTGATCGCCAGGCTGCACGAACAGGGTGCGATCGCCGCTGTCGCGGCCGACCCGCTGGCGCTGGCGCTGCTCAAGTCGCCTGGTGAGATGGGCGCCGATATCGCGATTGGCTCGACGCAGCGCTTCGGCGTGCCGGTTGGCTACGGCGGTCCGCACGCAGCCTATATGGCGGTCAAGGATGCCTACAAGCGCTCGATGCCCGGCCGGCTTGTCGGCGTTTCGGTCGATTCGCGCGGCAACCGCGCCTACCGTCTGTCGCTGCAGACGCGCGAACAGCATATTCGCCGTGAAAAGGCGACGTCCAACATCTGCACGGCGCAGGTGCTGCTTGCCGTGATGGCGTCGATGTATGCCGTTTTCCACGGTCCCAAGGGCATCAAGGCGATTGCGCAGAGCGTCCACCAGAAGACGGTGCGTCTCGCCATGGGGCTGGAGAAGCTCGGCTACACCGTCGAGCCGGACGTCTTCTTCGACACGATCACCGTCGAGGTCGGCAAGCTGCAGGGCATCATCCTGAAGACGGCCGTGGCCGAGGAAGTGAACCTTCGCAAGATCGGCAGCACGAAGATCGGCATCAGCCTCGACGAGCGCTCGCGGCCGGTGACGCTGGAAGCCGTCTGGCGCGCCTTCGGCGGTGATTTCAAGGTGGAAGAGTTCGAGCCGGGCTATCGCCTGCCGCAGCCGCTGCTGCGCACCAGCGAATACCTGACCCACCCGATCTTCCACATGAACCGCGCCGAAAGCGAGATGACGCGCTACATCCGCCGTCTCGCGGACCGCGACCTCGCGCTCGACCGGGCGATGATCCCGCTCGGTTCCTGCACGATGAAGCTCAACGCTACGGCCGAAATGCTGCCGATCAGCTGGCCGGAGTTTTCAGAGATCCATCCCTTCGCTCCGGCAGACCAGGCGCTCGGCTATCGCCACATGATCGAGGATCTGTCGCAAAAACTTTGCGCGGTCACCGGTTATGACGCAATTTCGATGCAGCCGAACTCAGGAGCGCAAGGCGAATATGCCGGCCTTTTGACGATTCGCGCCTATCACATCGCCAACGGCAACGGCCATCGCGACGTTTGCCTCATTCCGACCTCGGCGCACGGCACCAACCCGGCCTCCGCGCAGATGGCCGGCATGAAGGTGGTGGTCGTCAAGGTCAGCGACATCGGCGAAATCGACATGGACGACTTCCGCGCCAAAGCTGAGCAGCATGCCGACAACCTCTCCTGCTGCATGATCACCTACCCGTCCACGCATGGCGTGTTCGAGGAGAACGTGCGCGAAGTCTGCGAGATCGTCCACAAGCACGGCGGCCAGGTCTATCTGGATGGCGCCAATATGAACGCCATGGTCGGCCTTGCCCGGCCCGGCGACATCGGCTCCGACGTCAGCCACCTGAACCTGCACAAGACCTTCTGCATTCCGCACGGCGGCGGTGGCCCGGGCATGGGACCGATCGGCGTGAAGGCGCATCTTGCTCCCTTCCTTCCGGGCCATCCGGAAACCGACGGTCATGATGGCGCGGTGTCCGCGGCTCCTTTCGGTTCGGCTTCGATCCTGCCGATCTCCTGGAGCTACTGCCTGATGATGGGTGGTGAAGGCCTGACCCAGGCGACCAAGGTGGCGATCCTCAACGCCAACTATATCGCCGCGCGGCTCAAGGGTGCCTACGATGTGCTCTACAAGTCGGCAAAGGGCCGTGTCGCCCACGAATGCATCATCGACACGCGTCCGCTTGCCGACAGCGCAGGTGTCACCGTCGACGATGTCGCCAAGCGCCTGATCGACTGCGGCTTCCACGCGCCGACCATGAGCTGGCCGGTCGCCGGGACGCTGATGATCGAGCCGACCGAGTCGGAAACCAAGGCCGAACTCGACCGTTTCTGCGATGCGATGCTGGCGATCCGCGAGGAAGCCCGCGCCATCGAGGAAGGCCGGATGGACAAGGTCAACAACCCGCTGAAGAATGCCCCGCACACGGTCGAGGACCTGGTCGGCGACTGGGACCGGCCCTATTCGCGCGAACAGGCCTGCTTCCCGCCCGGCGCTTTCCGGGTCGACAAATACTGGTCGCCGGTTAACCGTGTCGACAACGTCTATGGCGATCGCAATCTCGTCTGCACTTGCCCGCCGATCGAGAGCTACGCGGAAGCGGCGGAATGATGTGATGCGGCGGAGCGTGCCTGGCGCACGCCGGCCGGTACGTCTACGACAACGCCGATGAAACGAAAAAGCCCGGTTGAAACCGGGCTTTTTAAATTCATTGCGTTTGCAAAACGGTCAGTTCGCGCGAACGACCGCATCGCCGCGGGCCCCAAGCGCCGCCAAATCGGCCGGCTTGAGCTCGACGGACTCGCCGCAACCGCAGGCGGACGTCTGGTTGGGGTTGTTGAAGGTGAAGCCGGACCGCAGCGGCGTCACTTCGAAATCCATCTGAGTGCCGAGCAGGTACAGCACGGCCTCGGGTGCAACCCAGACCCTGGCATCGAGGTGCTCGACCAAGTCGTCCTTGCCATTGGGCTCGGTCACCAGGTCAACGGCATATTCCATGCCGGCGCAGCCGCCTTTCTTGATGCTCACGCGGATGCCCTTGGCATCGCCTCCAGCATTCTCGACGATCGCCCGCACCCGGCCTGCGGCCGCATCGGTCAAGCTCATCACGGCAAAGCCCATCGGCTTTTTCTCCTTCATATCACCGGGGTAAAGGCCCGGCGCTTTCCAGAATCTAATGTAGTGCCCGCGCCTTAACGGATCAATATCAGGCTGAAGCTCAGTACCAGCCGAGCGCAACCTGCGCCTCTTCCGACATGCGGTCCGGCGTCCACGGCGGGTCGAATGTCATCGTCACCTCGACGCCCGAAACACCCTCGACGGCGCCGACGGCGTTCTCGACCCAGCCCGGCATCTCACCCGCGACGGGGCAGCCCGGAGCGGTCAGGGTCATCTCGATCTTAACCATCCGGTCGTCCTCGATGTCGATCTTGTAGATGAGACCTAGTTCGAAGATATCGGCCGGGATTTCCGGGTCGTAGACTGTCTTGAGCGCCGCGATGATGTCGTCGCTGAGGCGCGCCAGTTCCTTGGCCGGAATGGCCGAGTGAACGATGCCTTCGCGGACATCGATCTTTTCTTGCGTTGCGTCCAGACTCATATCGGCCTCCTTAGGCAAAAAACTTGCGCGCGTGGTCCAGCGCCTCGGCGAGCGCATCGACCTCGGCCCGCGTATTGTAGAGACCGAAGGACGCACGGCATGTGGAGGTGACGCCGAAGCGTTTCAAGAGCGGCTGCGCGCAATGTGTTCCGGCTCTGACTGCAACGCCGGCACGGTCGATCACCATCGAAACATCGTGCGAGTGAATGCCGGCGATCTCGAAGGAGAAGATGCTGCCCTTGCCCGGCGCATCGCCGAAGACCCTGAGCGAGTTGACCGCCGACAGTCGGTCGCGCGCATAGGCGGTAAGATCCGCTTCGTGCGCCCGGATCGCCTCGCGGCCGACCTGCTCCATGTAGTCGAGCGCAAAGCCGAGCCCGATCGCCTGCACGATCGGCGGAGTGCCGGCCTCGAAGCGGTGCGGCGGGTCGTTGTAGGTGACTTCATCTTCGGTCACCACCTCGATCATCTCGCCGCCGCCCATGAAGGGACGCATCTCCTTGAGGCGATCCATCTTGCCGTAGAGCACGCCGACACCGGACGGGCCGTAGAGCTTGTGGCCGGTCATAACGTACCAGTCACAGTCGATGTCCTGAACATCGACCGGCATATGCACAGCGCCCTGGCTGCCGTCGACGATGACCGGAATGCCGCGCTCACGAGCGATACCGCAGATCTCTTTTACGGGCACGACCGTGCCGAGCGCGTTCGACATATGAGTGATGGCGATCAGCTTCGTACGTTCCGTCAGGCACTTGACGAAGTCCTCGATGTGGAACGCGCCGTCGTCGTCGATGGGCGCCCAGACGAGTTTCGCGCCCTGGCGTTCACGGATGAAATGCCAGGGGACGATGTTGGAGTGGTGCTCCATGATCGAGAGCACGATCTCGTCGCCCTCTCCGAGTTTCGGCATG includes:
- the gcvP gene encoding aminomethyl-transferring glycine dehydrogenase, which gives rise to MSMPKDFTFTDYKPYDFANRRHIGPSPAEMEEMLKVVGYPSLDALIDDTVPPAIRQETPLVWGTPMTEREALDKLRETANRNQKLVSLIGQGYYGTITPPVIQRNILENPAWYTAYTPYQPEISQGRLEALLNYQTMVCDLTGLDVANASLLDEATAAAEAMAMAERVAKSKAKTFFVDENCHPQTIALLKTRAAPLGWQVVVGDPFADLDAANVFGAIFQYPGTYGHVRDFATVIARLHEQGAIAAVAADPLALALLKSPGEMGADIAIGSTQRFGVPVGYGGPHAAYMAVKDAYKRSMPGRLVGVSVDSRGNRAYRLSLQTREQHIRREKATSNICTAQVLLAVMASMYAVFHGPKGIKAIAQSVHQKTVRLAMGLEKLGYTVEPDVFFDTITVEVGKLQGIILKTAVAEEVNLRKIGSTKIGISLDERSRPVTLEAVWRAFGGDFKVEEFEPGYRLPQPLLRTSEYLTHPIFHMNRAESEMTRYIRRLADRDLALDRAMIPLGSCTMKLNATAEMLPISWPEFSEIHPFAPADQALGYRHMIEDLSQKLCAVTGYDAISMQPNSGAQGEYAGLLTIRAYHIANGNGHRDVCLIPTSAHGTNPASAQMAGMKVVVVKVSDIGEIDMDDFRAKAEQHADNLSCCMITYPSTHGVFEENVREVCEIVHKHGGQVYLDGANMNAMVGLARPGDIGSDVSHLNLHKTFCIPHGGGGPGMGPIGVKAHLAPFLPGHPETDGHDGAVSAAPFGSASILPISWSYCLMMGGEGLTQATKVAILNANYIAARLKGAYDVLYKSAKGRVAHECIIDTRPLADSAGVTVDDVAKRLIDCGFHAPTMSWPVAGTLMIEPTESETKAELDRFCDAMLAIREEARAIEEGRMDKVNNPLKNAPHTVEDLVGDWDRPYSREQACFPPGAFRVDKYWSPVNRVDNVYGDRNLVCTCPPIESYAEAAE
- the sufA gene encoding Fe-S cluster assembly scaffold SufA produces the protein MGFAVMSLTDAAAGRVRAIVENAGGDAKGIRVSIKKGGCAGMEYAVDLVTEPNGKDDLVEHLDARVWVAPEAVLYLLGTQMDFEVTPLRSGFTFNNPNQTSACGCGESVELKPADLAALGARGDAVVRAN
- a CDS encoding SUF system Fe-S cluster assembly protein encodes the protein MSLDATQEKIDVREGIVHSAIPAKELARLSDDIIAALKTVYDPEIPADIFELGLIYKIDIEDDRMVKIEMTLTAPGCPVAGEMPGWVENAVGAVEGVSGVEVTMTFDPPWTPDRMSEEAQVALGWY
- a CDS encoding cysteine desulfurase; amino-acid sequence: MEHTVPVPAYDVEAIRKDFPILSRTVYGKPLVYLDNGASAQKPQLVIDAVAHAYANEYANVHRGLHFLSNAATEAYEAAREKVRRFLNAPSADNIIFTKSSTEAINTVAYGYGMPKLGEGDEIVLSIMEHHSNIVPWHFIRERQGAKLVWAPIDDDGAFHIEDFVKCLTERTKLIAITHMSNALGTVVPVKEICGIARERGIPVIVDGSQGAVHMPVDVQDIDCDWYVMTGHKLYGPSGVGVLYGKMDRLKEMRPFMGGGEMIEVVTEDEVTYNDPPHRFEAGTPPIVQAIGLGFALDYMEQVGREAIRAHEADLTAYARDRLSAVNSLRVFGDAPGKGSIFSFEIAGIHSHDVSMVIDRAGVAVRAGTHCAQPLLKRFGVTSTCRASFGLYNTRAEVDALAEALDHARKFFA